The following are from one region of the Synechococcus sp. CBW1108 genome:
- a CDS encoding transposase, giving the protein MGRSARQLPDGCSFHITLRCNSRAFLIARGVRRDLLLGVLHQAKKKFGFRLHGICLMANHLHLLLQPPQGRDLPRIMQWIGWYSAMALNRITGRCGHFWEARYFSTPIDPSDTRRVLATLRYIHANPKAAGVRKGFHDPYSNYGHYGRLEGDGLSEWHPAFLQLAPTLEGCARRYGSYCRHYRPRAKPARQSHWGSRLLRRDGGTGRKAAGRMGVAPGQQVLPWHGGGAEAPLPQEWQQLAERFRRTNGPRQNGLETSA; this is encoded by the coding sequence ATGGGCCGCTCCGCAAGGCAACTTCCCGATGGCTGCAGCTTTCACATCACCCTGCGCTGCAACAGCCGGGCCTTTCTGATCGCCCGCGGGGTGCGGCGGGATCTGCTGTTGGGGGTGCTGCATCAGGCAAAGAAGAAGTTCGGATTTCGGTTGCATGGGATCTGTCTGATGGCCAACCACCTGCATCTGCTGTTGCAGCCACCGCAGGGGAGAGACCTGCCACGGATCATGCAGTGGATCGGCTGGTATTCGGCCATGGCGCTGAACCGGATCACGGGACGCTGCGGCCACTTCTGGGAGGCGCGCTACTTTTCCACGCCGATTGATCCAAGCGACACGCGCCGTGTGTTGGCCACGCTGCGCTACATCCACGCCAACCCCAAGGCAGCGGGTGTGCGTAAGGGTTTCCATGACCCCTACAGCAACTACGGGCACTATGGGCGGTTGGAAGGGGATGGGTTAAGCGAGTGGCATCCGGCCTTTCTGCAGCTGGCACCGACGCTGGAGGGCTGCGCCAGGCGCTATGGGAGCTATTGCCGGCACTACCGGCCAAGGGCGAAACCAGCCAGACAATCCCATTGGGGCAGCAGGCTGCTGCGGCGTGATGGGGGAACGGGCCGCAAGGCTGCAGGTCGTATGGGGGTGGCCCCAGGCCAGCAGGTTCTGCCATGGCATGGCGGCGGGGCTGAGGCGCCGCTGCCGCAGGAATGGCAGCAGCTCGCGGAGAGATTCAGGCGGACCAATGGCCCGAGGCAAAACGGACTGGAAACGTCGGCGTGA
- a CDS encoding bifunctional 4-hydroxy-2-oxoglutarate aldolase/2-dehydro-3-deoxy-phosphogluconate aldolase, whose translation MPNTFEACGPAGSASWLIQSLRAQPLLSVLRPGEPLSALLTLERLQALGLIHVEIAWQPLPGWADQMQELIDRFPALELGAASVCMPQGVDDAVAAGCRYAVSPVLDSELQQRAAERELLLVPGVMGPSEVHQARRLGCGIVKLFPAVSVGIDHWRRLREPLGAPLPYCIAAGGLKPVDVLPWLEAGVDAVALGSGLGDLEAASAWRELLSTLAARLCCAPSAAL comes from the coding sequence TTGCCGAATACGTTTGAAGCTTGCGGGCCGGCGGGGAGTGCTTCTTGGCTGATCCAGTCCCTGCGGGCCCAGCCGCTGCTGAGTGTGCTTCGCCCTGGTGAGCCGCTTAGCGCCCTGCTAACCCTGGAGCGCCTGCAGGCGTTGGGTCTTATCCATGTGGAGATCGCCTGGCAGCCTCTGCCGGGCTGGGCCGATCAGATGCAGGAGCTGATTGATCGCTTCCCCGCTCTGGAGCTGGGCGCGGCCTCGGTGTGCATGCCGCAGGGGGTGGATGACGCCGTTGCCGCCGGCTGCCGCTACGCGGTGTCGCCGGTGCTCGACTCAGAGCTGCAACAGCGGGCGGCCGAACGGGAGTTGCTGCTGGTGCCCGGAGTGATGGGCCCCTCCGAGGTGCATCAGGCCAGGCGGTTGGGCTGCGGCATCGTCAAGCTGTTCCCCGCGGTGAGTGTCGGCATCGACCATTGGCGGCGGCTGCGGGAGCCCCTGGGCGCCCCGCTGCCCTACTGCATCGCCGCCGGCGGCCTTAAGCCCGTCGATGTGCTGCCCTGGCTGGAAGCCGGGGTCGATGCGGTGGCGTTGGGTTCCGGGCTGGGCGATCTGGAGGCGGCGAGCGCCTGGCGGGAGCTGCTCTCCACACTGGCCGCGCGCTTGTGCTGCGCACCCTCTGCGGCGCTATAG